From the Lolium rigidum isolate FL_2022 chromosome 2, APGP_CSIRO_Lrig_0.1, whole genome shotgun sequence genome, one window contains:
- the LOC124688248 gene encoding probable peroxygenase 5 — protein sequence MASKSVDTAGGKLKDEPSSSMADVYNSELTPLQQHAAFFDRNKDGIIYPSETYEGLRAIGCGVVVSAVGAVFINSFVGPKTVPENVKAPAFKFPIYVKNIQKGKHGSDTDAYDTHGRFVPEKFEEIFKKHAHTRPDALTSKELDELLQANREPKDLTGRAGAFGEWKLIYSLCKDKEGFLHKETIRAIYDGSVFVKLEQERKQAKELEKKK from the exons ATGGCCTCCAAATCGGTGGACACAGCAG GGGGCAAGCTGAAGGATGAGCCGTCGTCGTCCATGGCGGACGTGTACAACTCCGAGCTGACGCCACTGCAGCAGCACGCCGCCTTCTTCGACCGGAACAAGGACGGCATCATCTACCCCTCAGAGACCTACGAGG GGTTACGCGCGATCGGGTGTGGAGTTGTGGTGTCTGCCGTCGGCGCCGTCTTCATCAACAGCTTTGTCGGGCCCAAGACCGTCCCG GAGAATGTGAAGGCTCCAGCCTTCAAGTTCCCCATCTATGTAAAGAATATCCAGAAGGGCAAACATGGGAGTGATACAGATGCTTACGATACCCATGGAAG GTTTGTTCCTGAGAAGTTTGAGGAGATATTCAAGAAGCATGCCCACACCAGGCCTGATGCCCTAACGAGCAAAGAGTTGGATGAGTTGCTTCAAGCAAACAGGGAGCCTAAAGATTTAACAGGACG GGCGGGTGCCTTTGGAGAATGGAAACTTATCTATTCACTGTGCAAAGACAAGGAGGGATTTCTTCACAAGGAGACTATCAGGGCAATCTACGATGGCAGCGTGTTTGTGAAGTTGGAGCAAGAGAGAAAGCAAGCTAAGGAATTAGAGAAGAAGAAATAA